In Paraburkholderia bryophila, a single genomic region encodes these proteins:
- a CDS encoding acetyl-CoA carboxylase carboxyltransferase subunit alpha: MKTTFLDFEQPIAELEAKIEELRFVQDDSAVDISEEIERLSKKSQQLTKDLYANLTPWQVSQIARHPQRPYTFDYVSELFTDFHELHGDRNYADDLSIVGGLARFNGQACMVIGHQKGRDTKERALRNFGMPRPEGYRKAERLMRLAEKFSLPIFTFIDTPGAYPGIGAEERGQSEAIGRNLYVMAELKTPLIATIIGEGGSGGALAIAVGDSVLMLQFSTYSVISPEGCASILWKSAAKAPEAAEALGLTAHRLKALGLIDKIVNEPLGGAHRDPKGMAAMLRRALADSLRQFQGMSITDLRQRRFDRLMAYGKFKETTPGA; encoded by the coding sequence ATGAAGACCACGTTTCTGGATTTCGAACAGCCGATCGCTGAACTCGAAGCGAAGATCGAAGAATTGCGCTTCGTGCAGGACGATTCGGCCGTCGATATTTCGGAAGAGATCGAGCGGCTGTCCAAGAAGAGTCAACAGCTCACCAAAGATCTTTACGCGAACCTCACACCGTGGCAGGTTTCGCAAATCGCCCGTCATCCGCAGCGCCCGTACACGTTCGACTACGTGAGCGAGCTGTTCACCGATTTCCACGAACTGCACGGCGACCGCAACTATGCGGACGACCTGTCGATCGTCGGCGGCCTCGCACGTTTCAATGGCCAGGCCTGCATGGTGATCGGTCATCAGAAGGGCCGCGACACGAAGGAACGCGCGCTGCGCAACTTCGGCATGCCGCGTCCGGAAGGCTATCGCAAGGCCGAACGCCTGATGCGTCTCGCCGAAAAATTCAGCCTGCCGATCTTCACGTTCATCGATACGCCGGGCGCTTATCCCGGCATCGGCGCGGAAGAGCGCGGCCAGTCCGAGGCGATCGGCCGCAATCTGTACGTGATGGCCGAACTGAAGACGCCGCTGATCGCCACGATCATCGGTGAAGGCGGTTCGGGCGGCGCGCTCGCGATCGCCGTGGGCGACAGCGTGCTGATGCTGCAATTCTCGACCTATTCGGTGATCTCGCCGGAAGGCTGCGCGTCGATTCTGTGGAAGAGCGCCGCGAAAGCGCCGGAAGCCGCGGAAGCGCTGGGCCTGACCGCGCATCGTCTGAAGGCGCTCGGCTTGATCGACAAGATCGTCAACGAACCGCTCGGCGGCGCACATCGCGATCCGAAGGGCATGGCCGCGATGTTGCGCCGTGCGCTCGCCGACTCGCTGCGTCAGTTCCAGGGCATGAGCATCACCGACCTGCGTCAGCGCCGTTTCGATCGGCTCATGGCGTACGGCAAATTCAAGGAAACGACGCCGGGTGCGTAA
- the tilS gene encoding tRNA lysidine(34) synthetase TilS, with translation MTTTADSSADRLVLEAVGVCLSALPLPLPLHGDARVAIAFSGGVDSSVLLDAAVRVAGASRCIALHVHHGLSAHADAWLAHCEAFARERGVEFDARRVEVSRDAGVSLEAAARDARYRALDAMCAAHGVHALWLAQHADDQAETVLLQLLRGAGLAGLAAMAPEYAPSGAVALRMRPLLHLLRAQLEQYASARGLRWIDDESNADTRYARNALRHEVTPALAVHFPGFRDALARTAAHAASAQRLLDDLARVDMNTVSRDEGRALSHDALLALDDDRALNLLRYWMRTLGFVAASTARLGDALRQLREVGVADDGHRLRIDHAGQALRSYRGLVYWEAGDSREPADETALVARETSALAWQGESIWRLPQWRGTFVFAVVEQGGIEAPRHEGESTPRLGAGVHNESHSKSDFDAQAPAYEPDTIPLSVLKRALLTARSRRGGERMRVNASPNAPSRTLKNLFQERGIPAWKRDVPLLYLGDDLLFVPLLGVNRAALADLGNATEPRILISWREDLTIA, from the coding sequence GTGACCACCACCGCCGATTCATCCGCCGACCGCCTCGTTCTCGAGGCGGTCGGCGTTTGTTTATCCGCACTGCCATTGCCGTTGCCACTGCACGGCGACGCGCGTGTTGCGATTGCATTCAGCGGCGGGGTGGACTCGAGCGTGTTGCTCGACGCCGCGGTACGAGTGGCCGGTGCGTCGCGTTGCATCGCGCTGCATGTGCATCATGGTTTGAGCGCACACGCCGACGCTTGGCTCGCGCACTGCGAAGCGTTTGCGCGGGAACGCGGCGTTGAATTCGATGCGCGCCGAGTCGAGGTATCGCGCGATGCGGGTGTCAGTCTCGAAGCCGCCGCGCGCGACGCGCGTTATCGCGCGCTGGATGCGATGTGCGCGGCGCACGGCGTTCATGCGTTGTGGCTCGCGCAGCATGCGGACGATCAGGCGGAGACGGTGTTGCTGCAGTTGTTGCGCGGCGCGGGTCTCGCGGGGCTGGCGGCGATGGCGCCGGAGTACGCGCCGTCTGGCGCGGTGGCGCTGCGGATGCGGCCGTTGCTTCATCTGCTGCGCGCGCAGCTCGAGCAGTACGCGAGCGCGCGCGGCTTGCGCTGGATCGACGACGAGTCCAATGCGGATACCCGCTACGCGCGTAATGCGTTGCGTCACGAGGTGACGCCCGCGCTGGCCGTTCACTTTCCCGGATTCCGCGACGCGCTCGCGCGCACGGCGGCGCATGCGGCGTCGGCGCAGCGCTTGCTCGACGATCTCGCGCGCGTCGACATGAACACGGTGTCGCGCGACGAAGGCCGCGCGTTGTCGCACGACGCGCTGCTCGCACTCGACGACGATCGCGCGCTCAATCTGCTGCGTTACTGGATGCGTACGCTGGGCTTCGTCGCGGCATCGACTGCGCGACTCGGCGATGCGTTGCGTCAATTGCGCGAAGTCGGGGTGGCGGACGATGGTCACCGCTTGCGGATCGATCACGCGGGGCAGGCGTTGCGCAGTTATCGCGGGCTCGTGTATTGGGAGGCGGGCGATAGTCGCGAGCCCGCCGACGAGACAGCGCTCGTCGCGCGTGAGACGAGTGCGTTGGCGTGGCAGGGCGAGTCGATCTGGCGTTTGCCGCAATGGCGCGGGACGTTTGTGTTTGCGGTGGTAGAGCAGGGCGGGATTGAAGCGCCTCGACACGAAGGCGAGTCCACTCCGCGCTTGGGTGCCGGAGTTCATAACGAGTCCCACAGCAAATCCGATTTCGACGCTCAAGCACCCGCCTACGAGCCCGACACGATCCCTCTCAGCGTACTAAAACGCGCGCTACTGACTGCCCGTTCCCGCCGCGGCGGCGAACGCATGCGCGTGAATGCGTCGCCCAACGCGCCGAGCCGCACCCTGAAAAATCTCTTCCAGGAGCGCGGCATCCCGGCATGGAAACGCGACGTGCCGTTGCTCTATCTCGGCGATGACCTTTTGTTCGTGCCCTTGCTCGGCGTGAACCGCGCGGCGCTCGCGGATCTCGGCAACGCAACCGAACCCCGCATTCTCATCAGCTGGCGCGAGGATCTGACGATCGCCTGA
- a CDS encoding aspartate kinase, whose amino-acid sequence MALIVHKYGGTSMGSVERIKNVAKRVAKWHKAGHKMVVVPSAMSGETNRLLGLAKEITTQPSPRELDMIAATGEQVSSGLLAIALQEAGVDAVSYAGWQVPIKTDSAFTKARIMEIDGERVLRDLEAGKVVVITGFQGIDPDGHITTLGRGGSDTSAVAVAAALKADECLIYTDVDGVYTTDPRVVEEARRLDRVTFEEMLEMASLGSKVLQIRSVEFAGKYQVKTRVLSSLTDPLIPLDAEMKSGTLITFEEDETMEKAVISGIAFQRDEARIAVMGVPDKPGIAYQILGPVADANIDVDMIIQNQSVEGKTAFTFTVGRGDYQRAMDILTTQVKGHVQAEQVLGDLKVSKVSVVGVGMRSHVGIASTMFRTLSEEGINIQMISTSEIKISVLIDEKYMELAVRALHKAFELDQA is encoded by the coding sequence ATGGCACTCATCGTACATAAATACGGCGGCACCTCGATGGGCTCGGTCGAGCGCATCAAGAACGTCGCCAAGCGCGTCGCGAAATGGCATAAGGCCGGCCACAAGATGGTGGTCGTGCCGTCGGCAATGTCCGGCGAAACCAACCGCCTGCTCGGTCTCGCGAAAGAAATCACCACGCAGCCGAGCCCGCGCGAACTCGACATGATCGCCGCCACCGGCGAGCAGGTCAGCTCGGGTCTGTTGGCCATCGCGCTGCAGGAAGCCGGCGTCGACGCGGTCAGCTACGCCGGCTGGCAAGTGCCGATCAAAACGGATAGCGCGTTCACGAAAGCGCGCATCATGGAGATCGACGGCGAGCGCGTGCTGCGCGATCTCGAAGCAGGCAAGGTGGTGGTGATCACCGGCTTCCAGGGTATCGACCCGGACGGCCATATCACCACGCTCGGCCGCGGCGGTTCGGATACGTCGGCGGTTGCGGTCGCGGCTGCGTTGAAGGCCGACGAGTGCCTGATTTACACGGACGTCGACGGTGTCTACACGACTGACCCGCGTGTGGTCGAAGAAGCGCGCCGACTCGATCGCGTGACGTTTGAAGAAATGCTGGAAATGGCCAGCCTGGGTTCGAAGGTGCTGCAGATCCGTTCGGTGGAATTCGCCGGCAAATATCAGGTGAAGACGCGCGTGCTGTCGAGCCTGACCGATCCGCTCATCCCGCTCGACGCCGAAATGAAGTCGGGCACCCTGATTACTTTTGAAGAAGACGAGACCATGGAAAAAGCAGTCATCTCGGGCATCGCGTTTCAGCGCGACGAAGCTCGTATTGCCGTGATGGGTGTGCCCGACAAGCCGGGTATCGCGTATCAGATTCTCGGCCCGGTGGCGGACGCGAATATCGACGTCGACATGATCATCCAGAACCAGAGCGTCGAAGGTAAAACGGCCTTCACGTTCACCGTGGGCCGCGGCGACTATCAGCGCGCCATGGACATCCTCACGACCCAGGTGAAGGGCCACGTGCAGGCGGAGCAGGTGCTGGGCGATCTGAAGGTGTCGAAGGTCTCGGTGGTCGGCGTCGGCATGCGTTCGCATGTGGGTATCGCGAGCACGATGTTCCGCACGCTGTCGGAAGAGGGTATCAACATCCAGATGATCTCCACCTCCGAAATCAAGATTTCGGTATTGATCGACGAGAAGTATATGGAGCTCGCCGTGCGCGCGCTGCATAAGGCGTTCGAACTGGATCAGGCGTAA
- a CDS encoding amino acid permease, with protein sequence MADTRYTARKSVADIVASADAEGGHRLSRTLGATSITAMGIGAIIGAGIFVLTGTAAAQYAGPSIVLSFVLGGIACAFVGLCYSELAAMLPVCGSSYTYTYATLGEIFAWIIGWDLILEYAMGAATVAVGWSGYIVSLLHNVGIDVPPALSAASGTVVKLADGTTATGVVNLPAVVIIAILTTLLVLGTKESARLNNIMVAIKLTVVVAFIAIGAFFVHPANWHPFIPENTGQFGNFGMSGILRGSAVVFFAFIGFDAVSTAAQEARKPQRDMPVGILGSLIICTILYILVAGVLTGLVPYAELNVPDPIAKGVDAIGVNWFSILIKIGALTGLTTVILVLLYGQSRIFFTMSQDGLLPQLFARVHPRLQTPHLSQIMIGSIVAIVAAFTPIGVLGEMVSIGTLFAFVLVCSAVMYLRRSDSDAARPFRVPGVPIVPVLGILFCLLLMAGLPLVTWIRLVVWLVIGMIIYWSYGRSHSKLRFPERR encoded by the coding sequence ATGGCTGATACCCGTTACACGGCACGAAAATCCGTCGCAGACATAGTGGCCAGTGCAGATGCCGAAGGTGGCCACCGACTATCGAGGACGCTGGGCGCGACAAGCATCACGGCGATGGGCATCGGTGCCATCATCGGTGCAGGTATCTTTGTATTGACCGGTACAGCGGCGGCCCAATATGCGGGGCCGAGCATCGTGCTGTCGTTTGTGCTGGGCGGAATCGCGTGTGCGTTCGTTGGATTGTGCTATTCGGAGTTGGCCGCAATGCTGCCCGTATGCGGCAGCAGCTACACCTACACCTATGCGACGCTCGGCGAGATATTCGCCTGGATCATCGGCTGGGACCTGATTCTCGAATACGCGATGGGCGCAGCAACGGTCGCGGTCGGCTGGTCCGGATATATCGTGAGCCTGTTGCACAACGTGGGCATCGACGTTCCACCCGCCCTGTCCGCGGCGTCCGGCACCGTGGTCAAGCTGGCCGACGGCACGACAGCAACGGGCGTCGTCAACCTGCCCGCCGTCGTGATTATCGCCATTCTGACGACCTTGCTCGTCCTTGGCACCAAAGAGTCGGCGCGGCTGAACAACATCATGGTCGCGATCAAGCTAACGGTGGTTGTGGCATTCATTGCGATCGGGGCATTTTTCGTCCACCCCGCGAACTGGCATCCGTTCATTCCGGAAAACACCGGGCAATTCGGTAACTTCGGCATGAGCGGAATACTGCGCGGCTCAGCCGTCGTCTTCTTTGCTTTCATCGGTTTTGACGCGGTATCCACGGCGGCACAGGAGGCAAGAAAACCGCAGCGCGATATGCCCGTCGGCATCCTTGGATCGCTGATAATCTGCACGATCCTCTACATCCTTGTTGCTGGCGTGCTGACGGGCCTCGTGCCCTATGCAGAACTCAACGTGCCTGATCCAATTGCAAAGGGCGTAGATGCGATCGGTGTGAACTGGTTCTCTATTCTCATCAAGATCGGTGCCCTGACCGGACTGACGACGGTCATTCTCGTGCTGCTCTACGGCCAGAGTCGAATTTTCTTCACCATGTCACAGGATGGCCTGCTGCCGCAGCTGTTCGCCCGTGTCCATCCGCGCCTGCAGACACCTCACCTTAGCCAGATCATGATCGGCTCGATCGTCGCGATCGTTGCGGCATTCACGCCCATCGGCGTCCTGGGCGAGATGGTTAGCATTGGCACTTTGTTCGCCTTCGTTCTCGTTTGCAGTGCCGTCATGTATCTGCGACGCAGCGACTCCGATGCCGCCCGCCCTTTCCGCGTTCCCGGCGTGCCGATCGTGCCCGTCCTCGGCATCTTGTTCTGCCTTCTGCTCATGGCCGGACTGCCGCTGGTTACGTGGATACGACTGGTCGTCTGGCTTGTGATCGGCATGATCATTTACTGGTCATACGGCCGGAGTCATTCGAAACTTCGATTTCCTGAGCGTAGGTGA
- a CDS encoding AraC-like ligand-binding domain-containing protein gives MTEHQALRIRRFSTDSAPVGERFDAWAAHSTYCDMVTTYRSDLPFDAHRDNVSIGPLILAGRTWRHPDPSLAYDAKRTPARIRADQRDFHSFSLQICGTAALRSDASTAVKRAGDLYLLDFARPFERVITPGSEISLSVPRDWLPADTGKLHGASLTRGVGSLFGDYLMSLYNTLPQLTRHDVPHIVRATTELLKASLHPELDTLAAAQTPIRDLLLQRIRRYIDDHLLQPDLTPGSICRDVGLSRAMLYRLFESAGGVMREIRQKRLYRVHQVLSSPDRPEERIRDVAWRHGFTDEKYFYRIFKAEFGHTPRETVEQVRHRRETGTN, from the coding sequence TTGACCGAACATCAAGCGTTACGCATTCGTCGTTTTTCGACGGACTCCGCGCCCGTCGGCGAACGATTCGACGCCTGGGCCGCGCACAGCACCTATTGCGATATGGTGACGACGTACCGATCGGATCTGCCGTTCGACGCTCATCGCGACAACGTCTCGATCGGCCCGCTCATTCTGGCCGGCCGGACATGGCGACACCCCGATCCGTCTCTCGCCTACGACGCAAAACGCACGCCGGCGCGCATCCGCGCCGATCAACGGGACTTCCATAGTTTCAGTCTGCAGATATGCGGCACCGCCGCGCTGCGATCCGATGCATCGACAGCGGTCAAGCGGGCTGGGGATCTGTATCTGCTGGACTTCGCGCGGCCGTTCGAGCGCGTCATTACGCCGGGGAGCGAAATCTCGCTCTCCGTGCCGAGAGACTGGCTGCCCGCCGACACCGGGAAGTTGCACGGCGCTTCATTGACGCGAGGCGTCGGATCGTTGTTCGGCGACTACCTCATGTCGCTGTACAACACGCTTCCGCAACTCACTCGTCATGATGTACCGCACATTGTTCGGGCCACGACCGAGCTGCTGAAGGCGAGCCTTCACCCGGAACTGGACACGCTGGCCGCCGCGCAAACGCCGATTCGGGACCTGCTGCTTCAGCGGATCCGCCGCTACATCGACGACCATCTGCTGCAGCCCGATCTGACGCCCGGAAGTATCTGCCGGGACGTGGGTTTGTCGCGAGCCATGCTCTATCGACTTTTCGAAAGCGCCGGCGGCGTCATGCGGGAAATCCGCCAGAAGCGGCTGTATCGGGTGCACCAGGTGTTGTCGTCGCCCGATCGTCCCGAGGAACGCATCCGGGACGTCGCGTGGCGCCATGGTTTCACGGACGAGAAATACTTCTACCGGATTTTCAAGGCGGAGTTCGGGCATACGCCGCGCGAGACCGTCGAACAGGTTCGGCACCGCCGCGAGACGGGGACGAATTAG
- a CDS encoding aspartyl protease family protein, which yields MRLVRLALLGLGGFVAGSAFAYTAPQTQVFPLSIVDNRPFIAATVDGKGPFSFILDTGSSSSTVSTALAAQLKLAPTDAGTGTGAGEQQLSFRIVHVNDLSVGSFSVGALDIPTMDTSQLARAIGFQHVDGVLGTEIFHQCVLTLDAARGQVTLQEEDQFRPAADAIPIPFSLDENDMPVIKASVAGIAAMFQIDTGDRFSLTLFGDFWRAHRLDQQMGATIEAMTGYGGGGPIRGRVGRSAGFSIGDLAVPAPVTRLSLQKAGAFTRADRAGSIGMGILKRFTVSFDYGHRVMWLSKSAEFDAPDLYDRSGMWLGLSQPRGLRVMDVTANGPAAKAGIRVGDVIVKVGALPAEAATLFRIRAMLQQPRRLTVPILVSRTGGDQPIRLVLQDLIPPSQRKL from the coding sequence ATGCGTCTCGTACGTTTGGCGCTACTTGGATTAGGTGGTTTTGTCGCCGGTTCTGCATTCGCCTACACAGCTCCTCAAACCCAGGTGTTTCCGCTTTCGATCGTCGATAACCGCCCCTTCATTGCGGCGACGGTCGATGGAAAAGGCCCGTTCTCTTTCATCCTGGACACGGGATCGTCCAGTTCGACGGTCAGCACTGCGTTGGCGGCACAACTGAAGCTTGCCCCCACGGATGCCGGGACGGGAACGGGCGCCGGCGAGCAGCAACTCTCTTTCAGGATCGTTCACGTGAACGATCTGAGCGTGGGTTCGTTCTCAGTCGGCGCTTTGGACATCCCGACGATGGACACGTCCCAACTCGCCCGCGCGATTGGATTTCAGCATGTCGACGGTGTGCTTGGGACGGAAATATTCCACCAATGCGTCCTGACGCTGGATGCCGCGCGAGGCCAGGTGACGCTCCAGGAAGAGGATCAATTCAGGCCGGCAGCGGACGCAATCCCGATTCCGTTTTCTCTGGACGAGAACGACATGCCGGTCATCAAAGCGTCGGTCGCAGGTATCGCCGCCATGTTTCAGATCGATACCGGTGACCGGTTCAGTCTGACGCTGTTCGGTGACTTCTGGCGGGCGCATCGCTTGGACCAGCAAATGGGGGCGACCATCGAAGCCATGACCGGGTACGGCGGTGGCGGGCCGATTCGCGGTAGGGTCGGGCGCTCAGCGGGCTTTTCGATCGGCGATCTTGCCGTGCCGGCACCTGTCACGCGTCTCTCGCTTCAGAAGGCCGGCGCTTTTACCCGGGCCGATCGGGCGGGGAGCATCGGCATGGGCATCCTGAAGCGATTTACGGTCTCTTTCGATTATGGTCATCGTGTGATGTGGCTGTCGAAGAGTGCCGAATTCGATGCGCCAGATCTTTATGATCGAAGTGGCATGTGGTTAGGTCTCTCTCAACCACGAGGGCTTCGGGTCATGGATGTGACGGCGAACGGACCTGCGGCAAAAGCAGGGATCCGGGTCGGTGACGTTATTGTCAAAGTGGGCGCTCTTCCCGCCGAGGCCGCGACCTTATTCAGGATACGAGCCATGCTTCAACAGCCGCGCAGGCTGACCGTTCCCATCCTCGTGAGCAGAACGGGCGGCGATCAGCCAATCCGTCTTGTCCTTCAGGATCTGATACCGCCCTCGCAGCGTAAGCTGTAG